One genomic window of Gemmatimonadota bacterium includes the following:
- a CDS encoding redoxin domain-containing protein encodes MTTPAIGSPAPDFTLPSTSGSDVTLSSFRGSKHVLLAFFPAAFSGVCTAEMCAISEEYSRFTSADSVVLPISVDWVPALKAFKAHEQMTVDLLSDSKREVVRAYGVYLDAAFVSKRAYILIDKAGIVRWVHVESELGHSRPNGELLEQLAALG; translated from the coding sequence ATGACCACCCCAGCGATCGGATCGCCAGCACCAGACTTCACGCTTCCGTCGACCTCCGGGTCCGATGTCACGCTCTCGAGCTTTCGCGGCAGCAAGCACGTCTTGCTGGCCTTTTTCCCGGCCGCGTTCTCCGGCGTCTGCACGGCCGAGATGTGCGCGATCTCGGAGGAGTACAGCCGCTTCACCTCGGCAGACTCCGTGGTCCTCCCGATCAGCGTGGACTGGGTCCCGGCGTTGAAGGCCTTCAAGGCGCACGAGCAGATGACGGTTGATCTGCTGTCCGACTCCAAGCGCGAGGTCGTCAGGGCGTACGGAGTCTATCTCGACGCGGCCTTCGTCTCGAAGCGCGCCTACATTCTCATCGACAAGGCCGGGATAGTGCGGTGGGTCCATGTCGAGTCCGAGCTGGGTCACTCACGGCCCAACGGCGAACTGCTCGAGCAGCTCGCGGCGCTCGGGTGA
- a CDS encoding superoxide dismutase — MSFSLPPLPYDYTALEPHIDEQTMRIHHDKHHAAYVTNLNAALEGQDALLAMPIERLIADLAQVPEAKRTAVRNNGGGHANHTLFWEIMAPGGATAPSGDLAAAIESTFGSFTGFQEQFLKACTTRFGSGWAWLSRAADGTLLVESTANQDSPLMEGRTPLLGCDVWEHAYYLHYQNRRPDYVASWWHVVNWTEVGRRFAAGR, encoded by the coding sequence ATGTCGTTCTCGCTGCCCCCTCTCCCGTACGACTACACTGCGCTTGAGCCGCACATCGACGAACAGACGATGCGGATTCACCACGACAAGCACCACGCCGCGTACGTCACCAACCTGAATGCGGCGCTCGAAGGGCAGGACGCCCTGCTGGCGATGCCGATCGAGCGCCTGATCGCCGACTTGGCGCAGGTCCCCGAGGCGAAGCGGACGGCCGTCCGCAACAATGGTGGCGGCCACGCCAACCACACGCTGTTCTGGGAGATCATGGCGCCGGGCGGCGCGACGGCGCCCAGCGGTGATCTTGCCGCGGCGATCGAGTCGACCTTCGGCTCCTTCACCGGCTTCCAGGAGCAGTTCCTCAAGGCGTGTACCACCCGCTTCGGCTCCGGCTGGGCCTGGCTCTCGCGCGCGGCCGACGGCACGCTGCTCGTCGAGAGCACCGCGAATCAGGACTCGCCGCTGATGGAAGGGCGCACCCCGTTGCTCGGCTGCGATGTCTGGGAGCATGCGTACTATCTCCACTACCAGAACCGTCGTCCCGATTACGTCGCGTCGTGGTGGCATGTCGTCAACTGGACCGAGGTCGGCCGTCGCTTCGCGGCGGGCCGCTGA
- a CDS encoding DUF167 domain-containing protein: MSIRAVPGGVQLALHVQPGARTTAVAGRHGDAIKVRLAAPPVDGRANEALLLFVAEVSGVPVRAVTMVRGASSRAKVIEVQGLTAARAATLFLGG; the protein is encoded by the coding sequence GTGAGCATTCGCGCCGTGCCCGGCGGCGTGCAGCTGGCGCTGCACGTGCAGCCGGGGGCGCGCACCACCGCCGTGGCGGGTCGCCACGGCGACGCGATCAAGGTGCGCCTCGCCGCGCCGCCCGTTGATGGGCGCGCGAATGAGGCGCTGCTGTTGTTTGTGGCGGAGGTGAGCGGGGTGCCTGTCCGCGCCGTGACGATGGTGCGGGGGGCATCGTCCCGTGCGAAGGTCATCGAGGTCCAGGGGCTGACGGCCGCGCGCGCGGCGACGCTATTCCTCGGGGGGTGA
- a CDS encoding peptidylprolyl isomerase gives MRAFPRSIRSPLFLAALVLAAACGKDAVPQDALDATVVQVGDAKLTGKVLQQWLLKSPVAPVASTASILVGSWLDAALLQQSKVTGLSLNDSALTDAAIGPDAARGMILEFWAGRANARPAPTDGQADSLAKADNVRVLQHFFLAIPRGADSMTVVGVANRARAILERAKTEDFTKLVREASEDSATRASDGFLPAVAREEVPPQIRGVAWSLEEGAVSRIIPSPIGLHIVRRATLAESRRGLKRWLAPRYSRRADSTYVDSLARAAQMVIAEDARERVRAMLHEPLRVGGGGPLVTWTGGALTPDLAHDWVVMIPSTERATLAVASDSAITSFLREMMQRELILARAGASHQVGAKARGLLAPQYHSAVAELLTEFGIRTAGVPAALAPSVYVDSLVLGRSRYRPLPGALSGVLRSKFEVSIDTASISKVVKATQTLWAELHANDTTTTQPGAPQAPGVTPAAGGPPVTAPTVGVPKRP, from the coding sequence ATGCGCGCATTTCCTCGCTCCATCCGGTCGCCCCTGTTCCTGGCGGCGTTGGTCCTCGCCGCGGCCTGCGGCAAGGATGCCGTGCCGCAGGATGCCCTTGATGCCACCGTCGTGCAGGTCGGGGACGCCAAGCTGACAGGCAAGGTGCTCCAGCAGTGGCTCCTCAAGTCGCCGGTGGCACCGGTGGCCTCGACGGCCTCGATCCTGGTCGGCTCCTGGCTCGACGCGGCGCTGCTCCAGCAGTCGAAGGTCACCGGGCTGTCGCTGAACGATTCCGCGCTGACCGACGCCGCCATTGGTCCCGACGCGGCGCGCGGCATGATCCTCGAGTTCTGGGCGGGTCGGGCCAACGCGCGACCGGCCCCCACCGACGGCCAGGCCGATTCGCTGGCCAAGGCGGACAACGTCCGCGTGCTGCAGCATTTCTTCCTGGCGATCCCGCGCGGCGCCGACTCGATGACGGTCGTGGGGGTCGCCAATCGTGCGCGCGCGATCCTCGAGCGTGCCAAGACCGAGGACTTCACCAAGTTGGTCCGGGAGGCCTCGGAGGATTCCGCGACGCGCGCCTCCGACGGCTTCCTCCCGGCGGTCGCGCGGGAGGAGGTGCCGCCCCAGATTCGCGGTGTGGCGTGGAGCCTGGAGGAGGGCGCCGTCTCGCGGATCATCCCGTCGCCGATCGGCCTTCACATTGTGCGCCGAGCGACGTTGGCGGAGTCCCGTCGTGGCTTGAAGCGGTGGCTCGCCCCGCGCTACAGCCGACGCGCCGACTCCACCTACGTCGACTCCCTCGCCCGGGCGGCGCAGATGGTCATCGCCGAGGATGCCCGCGAACGGGTCCGCGCGATGCTGCACGAACCGCTGCGGGTGGGTGGCGGCGGGCCGCTGGTCACGTGGACGGGCGGCGCCTTGACGCCTGATCTGGCGCACGACTGGGTCGTGATGATTCCCTCCACGGAACGAGCCACCCTCGCGGTCGCCTCGGATTCGGCCATCACCTCCTTCCTGCGTGAGATGATGCAGCGCGAGCTGATCCTGGCGCGGGCCGGTGCGAGTCACCAGGTCGGGGCGAAGGCGCGTGGATTGCTCGCGCCGCAGTACCATTCCGCGGTCGCGGAACTCCTGACTGAATTTGGCATCCGCACGGCGGGGGTGCCGGCGGCCCTGGCGCCCTCGGTGTACGTCGATTCGCTGGTGCTGGGACGTTCGCGCTATCGGCCGCTGCCGGGCGCGCTCTCCGGCGTGCTGCGCAGCAAGTTCGAGGTGAGCATCGATACGGCCTCGATCAGCAAGGTGGTGAAGGCCACCCAGACGCTCTGGGCGGAGCTGCATGCCAACGACACGACCACGACGCAGCCCGGCGCGCCGCAGGCACCGGGCGTGACGCCCGCCGCCGGTGGCCCGCCGGTGACGGCACCGACCGTCGGGGTGCCGAAGCGCCCGTGA